One window of the Rhodothermia bacterium genome contains the following:
- a CDS encoding PepSY domain-containing protein, translated as MHDTEKRKKQAQTLRAFRTVHRLTGIFLFVFFIVIAVTGLLLGWKKNSNGMLLAPTQKGTTSELEEWKPLHELQEIANRALQAYVAPDVSLALDRIDVRQDKGSVKFVYADHYWGIQLDGATGKVLHIERRNADMVEHLHDGSILDRYFATDGGIIKLVYTTIMGLALLVFSLTGFWLWYGPKQMQRKRKLPSRN; from the coding sequence ATGCACGATACCGAAAAGCGTAAAAAACAGGCACAAACCTTAAGAGCCTTCCGTACCGTTCACCGGCTGACGGGCATTTTCCTTTTTGTCTTTTTTATCGTGATTGCGGTGACAGGCTTGTTATTGGGCTGGAAGAAGAATAGCAACGGGATGCTATTGGCGCCTACGCAAAAAGGCACAACCTCGGAGTTGGAAGAATGGAAGCCCCTCCACGAATTGCAAGAAATTGCCAACCGCGCCCTACAAGCTTATGTCGCGCCAGATGTATCCCTTGCGCTTGATCGGATAGATGTCCGCCAAGACAAAGGTAGTGTAAAATTTGTCTATGCCGATCATTATTGGGGCATACAATTGGACGGCGCAACCGGAAAGGTCTTGCATATTGAGCGACGTAATGCGGATATGGTGGAACACCTCCACGATGGTTCGATTCTAGACCGCTATTTTGCGACCGATGGCGGGATCATTAAACTTGTTTATACCACCATTATGGGTTTGGCCTTACTGGTGTTTAGTCTTACGGGCTTCTGGCTGTGGTACGGCCCAAAACAAATGCAGCGCAAAAGAAAACTCCCCAGCCGAAATTGA
- a CDS encoding HD domain-containing protein: MQYLNRLPHANILHRIGALADDLGLPVFMVGGGVRDWLLERPTKDLDFVTIGAGSGIRLAQAVSEAFQVKMAHVHKNFGTAGVHLYLHGGQLLALEFVGARSESYSRDSRKPIVEDGTLEEDQNRRDFTINALAISLNHSSFGELIDPFGGQKDLAEKIIRTPLDPEITFSDDPLRMMRGARFSAQLGFDIDPDAVAAMKKMADRIRIISMERVTDELQKIMVCPVPSVGFRILFETGILSHVFPALTALAGVENMEGNKHKDNFFHTLQVLDNLAASVQDRAPEETRWLRWAALLHDIGKPKSKRYVQDLGWTFHGHEDRGGRMIPGIFKHLRMPVDERMRYVQKLVSLHHRPVALVDEIVTDSAVRRLLFDAGDDLEDLMTLVRADITTKNPKRAARYLAHFDLVEEKMRMVEEKDRLRNFQPPVKGNEIMEALGLNPGKEVGIIKKAIEEAILEGRIPNEYEAAFAYMMSIKDNLLP, encoded by the coding sequence ATGCAGTATTTGAACAGGCTTCCTCATGCAAATATTCTGCACCGTATTGGTGCATTGGCCGATGATTTGGGCCTACCAGTCTTTATGGTAGGGGGTGGCGTGCGTGACTGGCTACTTGAGCGCCCGACAAAAGACCTTGATTTTGTAACCATAGGAGCGGGCAGTGGTATCCGCTTGGCACAAGCCGTATCCGAGGCGTTTCAGGTAAAAATGGCCCATGTGCATAAAAATTTCGGGACGGCTGGGGTACACCTTTATCTACACGGGGGACAGTTGCTCGCATTGGAGTTTGTCGGGGCGCGGTCGGAAAGCTATTCGCGTGATTCCCGTAAGCCCATTGTGGAGGATGGAACATTAGAAGAAGACCAAAACAGAAGAGACTTCACGATCAATGCCTTAGCCATTTCGCTAAACCACTCGTCCTTCGGGGAGCTTATTGATCCCTTTGGTGGGCAAAAAGACCTTGCCGAGAAAATTATCCGAACCCCTCTTGATCCAGAAATCACGTTTTCCGACGACCCCTTGCGGATGATGCGGGGGGCTCGTTTTTCCGCACAACTTGGGTTTGATATTGATCCAGATGCTGTGGCTGCCATGAAAAAAATGGCCGATCGGATCCGAATCATCAGCATGGAACGTGTGACGGATGAGCTTCAGAAGATTATGGTTTGCCCCGTACCGTCTGTGGGCTTTCGCATTTTGTTTGAAACGGGTATTTTGTCGCATGTTTTTCCCGCCCTGACCGCCTTGGCTGGCGTAGAAAACATGGAAGGCAATAAACACAAAGACAATTTTTTCCACACCCTACAAGTTTTGGATAATCTTGCCGCCTCCGTTCAAGACCGCGCCCCAGAGGAGACCAGATGGCTCCGGTGGGCGGCACTTCTGCATGATATTGGCAAACCCAAGAGCAAACGCTATGTTCAAGACCTCGGCTGGACGTTTCACGGGCACGAAGACCGTGGCGGACGCATGATTCCGGGGATTTTTAAACACTTGCGGATGCCCGTAGATGAAAGGATGCGCTATGTACAAAAATTGGTCTCGCTCCACCATCGCCCTGTGGCCTTGGTGGATGAAATCGTTACCGATTCGGCGGTAAGACGTCTGTTATTTGATGCTGGAGACGATCTCGAAGACCTGATGACCCTTGTTCGGGCGGACATTACTACCAAAAATCCCAAAAGAGCAGCACGATACTTGGCACATTTCGATCTGGTCGAAGAAAAAATGCGGATGGTGGAGGAGAAGGATCGTTTGCGAAACTTCCAACCACCCGTTAAAGGGAATGAGATTATGGAGGCATTGGGTCTTAATCCCGGTAAAGAAGTCGGGATTATCAAAAAAGCCATTGAAGAAGCCATCTTAGAAGGCCGTATCCCGAATGAATACGAAGCCGCCTTTGCCTATATGATGTCCATTAAAGATAATTTACTCCCTTAA